CGCATTATTTATGATTTCAGGCTCTTCATAATGCAATCCACTTTTGCTCAATTTATGCTGCAAAGTTTCCGTATAGGCAGAAACTACACTTAACGGCGTATTCAGCTCGTGACCGGCATCAGCGAGGAATTGACGCAGACTGACTACCGCCTTCCTGATAGGCACCGTTGCCTTATTAGAGACATAGTAGCCACAGAAACCCAGTCCAGCAACGACGAAAGGCGCAATGGTCAACATTGTCCAAATGAAAGATCTGGTGGCGTTGTCCCTATCCTTTGTCGAAACTTCCAGCTGCAGATAACCAATCACCTGCCCACCAAATGTCAGAGGGCTTACAAGCAAACGCACCTGTTGACCAGCATCGTTGAGCTCCTTAATTTTCAACGAGAGTCTCCGGCTTCCCTTGATGCCATAGCTTTCTAGCAATTTTCCATCCTGACTGAACAATTGAATCGCATAGACAGCACGAGCCGGTTCTGTCTGCACAATTCTCGCCCAATCGCGAAAGCGCGGTTGGCCGCTCGACAGATCGATGGCATGACCCATACTCGAAGCGAGAGTGCGCAGTTCCTGATCGAGAGCGGCTGTTAACGTGCCATAAAAGAAAAAAATACCAAGCATTGTTGGGATGATGTAGGCGAGAGTCGACAAACCTATAAACCAGAGTGCGATACGTGCTCTTGATCTGTCATTACTCATCGATGCGATATCCGATTCCATGTAGAGTCGTTATCGTCTTCGAATCAGACTCTCCATCGAGCTTTTGCCGGAGTGAACGGATGTGCGATCGAACTGTATCGTTTGAGATACTACTCGTCTCACTCCAGAGGTTATCAATTATCGCGTCCACTGTTACCACTTTGCCGGCATTACGCATCAGTAACTCCAACAAAGCGAACTCTTTACCGACGAGTCGAATTTCCTGCCCAGCCCTGGTCACAGTCCTCGAATTCAAATCAAGCTCGATGGTGCCTCTGCTCAAAATTGTCGGCAGAACAACTTTTGGACGCCGCAACAAAGCTCTTACCCGTGCTGCCAACTCGCGCAGCTTGAAAGGTTTTGTCAGGTAGTCATCAGCACCACTATCCAGTCCTTCCTCTTTTGAAGACAGCGATTTCTTTGCAGTCACTATAAGAATTGGCGCCTCGCCGCCTGATTGGCGATACTGGCGACAAACTTCAATTCCTCCAATCTCAGGCAACATCAAATCGAGAATGATCAAGTCGTACGTGCCATTCGATAACTTCGCTACTGCGTCACCACCAGTGAAGGCTGTATTGACGACATGAAACTCGCCCTCGAGCCATTCCCTCATGATTTTAGACAGTTCGACTTCGTCTTCAACGACAAGAATACGAGCCACTATTCCACCATTTCTGCGATGCTGAGTAAATTCTACAGCATCACTTGAGGAATACTCGTACAGACGTCTAACTAACCAGTTGGAGCCTGAGTATGGATGTTCGTTGGTGAGAGCACATGTTCTCGAGCACCAGTCGTAACTTCGTAAGGAACTTCAAATGCACCAGACATTCTACCCCTGCCGATAAGTCCGGTGACCCTTGCCATTGCTCCTAAACTTGAAACCGGAACATCTACGTAAAGGACTTTTCCGGATTCCTGAGCATAATCGCCAGCTGTTGCAATGTCGTCTGTGTACCACTTTGAGTCGGCCCTCGCTCTGACAAACAGGGCTCGCAAAGTGTCATCTTCTTGAGGTGTAAACTCCCTCTCGCCCATGCTTCGACGAAGCGCATCGAAGTGGTCCCACTCAGAATCTGAAAGAGGTTTCTGAAATTCATAATGCTCACCTTCACGCCTCACTCCACGATATAAACGAGCAAAACCCTCTTGAACCGGAGGTTCAGTCCTGTCAGCAATACCGCTCGGCCAATGATCAGGTGGTGCATGCGGTCCCGCTGGCTCAGCGGAACGTGCAACACCAGTACCTGTTCCAGCCTCGCCTGCTTCGCCTGCACCTCTGGCTGCTTGAGCCTCCGCTCCCTCCGCACTGGCACCTCTCACTCCACTCGTCAAAGCGCCTCTGACCGCCATTGCGGCACCTGCGGCTAAGGTTCCAGCCGCAATATCGACACCAATTGCACCGGCTTGTTGAAGCCCTGCATGAGCGTTCTGTTGCTCCTGCCTGGAGTAATTCTGAGGATTGGCAACAACTTGAGCATCATGCAGTAAGGCACCGCCGTGCTCATGGACCTGATAGCCTGCGTACAGGGTACCAATTGCGCCCATTGCCCCTTCAGCCAGGGCTGAACCGGTTGCAATGGCTGCTGCGCCTACGCCCAGAGCCGCTGCGCCAGCTGCCACCACCGGCACGGCAGCCACGGCCGCTACTCCAATTGCCGCACTGGCTACAACGTGCCCTGGATGATTAACGACTTCATTTCTCGCGCCGGCATACAGATCTGCCGCTACAGCAACGATGCCGGAATACCAGTGCTCGGGAGCAGGTTGTGCAGCGCTCGCTTGTTGGTCTCCTGCCTTCGCAGCATGCTGATCGGTTTGCCCTGTAGCTGGCTGCTCTCCTGCTCTTGCCGGTGGTTGTTCACCTGCCCTTGCCTGTGGTTGTTCACCTCCTGCCCTTGCTGCTGGCTGCTCACCGGCCCTTGCTGCTGGTTGTTCACCTGCCCTTGCTGCCGGTTGTTCACCTGCCCTTGCTGCTGGTTGTTCACCTGCCCTTGCTGCCGGTTGTTCACCTGCCCTTGCTGCTGGTTGTTCACCGGCCCTTGCTGCCGGTTGTTCACCTGCCCTTGCTGCTGGTTGTTCACCTGCCCTTGCTGCCGGTTGTTCACCTGCCCTAGCTGCTGGCTGCTCACCTGCCCTTGCTGCTGGTTGTTCACCTTGTCTTGTGGTAGCTGGCGGAGCAGGAGGATGAGCATCGAAGGTAATGCCCGTACTATCGACATGCGCCCGCGGGGTTGCCGCTGGGTCACCCGCTGATGAACGTTCGCGGGCAGCCCTGTAATCGTTGTTGCTAGCTCCAGGTGCATTCTGAGCGCGAGCAGCGTCTGCAGCTGCACCTGTAGTGGCATGTCGCTCTACCGGCGGTGTTTCGGGGGCGCGATCCGTTGGCATTTATCTCTGCACTTTAGTAAGTTTCGACCACAAGTCAGCTGGAAGGCTAACGTCAAGGAGAATAACAAGAGGTACATCAAATCCATATAAAAGGCATACCGAAGTTCAAGCACTGCTCAACTTTCGGGCGGTCAGGCATCGACTAAAAGTTGTAGCTTATATGACACACAACATCCAACAACAGTGAAGCAGACGGAAACAAACAACGCATCACATTTGGTGCAAACAAACAAACAAACAAACAAACTCAAAACACAAGAGTTCAAAATAGATGAGTGGGATTTCGCAATTTGCATAGTCACCCCATCAAAAAAATCAAAGAATTTTCCTTAAATCAGCAAATTCGTTTGAACTTTTTGGTGAGTTTTGACGTTAAAGAGTTATACGCGCAGGTATGAGATGGAAGAGCCGAACAAAATTTGCTCCCGGGCCAAAAGGTTTCGGTTGGGAAAGTTACAGAGCTCAATGTGGACTGCGAACTGGGGGATGACATTAAATGGATAAGATGAGACTTTTGGTCGGCGGCGTTTGCCTGATTGTGAAT
This is a stretch of genomic DNA from Candidatus Melainabacteria bacterium. It encodes these proteins:
- a CDS encoding response regulator transcription factor, which gives rise to MARILVVEDEVELSKIMREWLEGEFHVVNTAFTGGDAVAKLSNGTYDLIILDLMLPEIGGIEVCRQYRQSGGEAPILIVTAKKSLSSKEEGLDSGADDYLTKPFKLRELAARVRALLRRPKVVLPTILSRGTIELDLNSRTVTRAGQEIRLVGKEFALLELLMRNAGKVVTVDAIIDNLWSETSSISNDTVRSHIRSLRQKLDGESDSKTITTLHGIGYRIDE